The genomic segment TTTGAAATAATATCACTAACAATCTTTACTATTTGTTCAACTAATTCATCTTGTGAATCAAATTTTTTTAATTCCATTAAATTCCCTCATCCTCTGGAATTTCGACATATTTTTTTGCTGTAAATTCTTGAATAGCACTATGGCTTGATTCTATAAACAATTGTGCAAGTTGATGCGCATCCTCAAAGTTAGGAATATCATTTTGCAAAGCTACTTCAAGTAGCGCCCCAATATTGCAACCAGCGACCACAGCTACATTTTTATATTGTGAGGCAATCAAGACAGCTTCCTTATAAGGCGTTCCGCCTACCAAATCACAGAAAAACACTAAATCATCCATCTTTGGAAATTGTTGTTCCAAATCAGACTCACTCATTCCTGCCGTAAAATCGATGAATTCGACACCTGAAAGTGTTCCTGCCAAGAGCTCCACAGTAGATTGCAATCCCGTCGCATAGTGACCATGACCTGTTATAATAATTCGCATTTTACAAAACTCCCAACCATGATAATACAAGTGCGAGAACAAAAGTAATCACGATAACCATAATTGGACTCACATTTTTCTTTTTTAAAAGCCAATACAAAAAGAAAGTATAGCTTAAAGCTAAAATATTAGGGAAAATCCGATCAAAGAATGAGGTCTGAATAGAGAGGTTATGCCCTGATGCAATATGAATTTTTGTCAAGACGGTAATTTGCACATAACTTGCAATCAAACCTCCAATTACAGTAACACCCAGTACATTAGCAGCATGCGAAATTGGTCCCATATTCTCATTGATTTGTGTGATAGCTTTTGTACCAGCATTATAACCCAAATGCGCAATAGGAATCCGCATAAGAAACATTCCGATATAAACAAGAAAGAATACTAACGGACCTAAAATACTTCCTTCTTTTGCAAAACTGGCTGTAATACCGGCTGTAATAGGCAAAATCGTAAACCATGTAATCGCATCTCCTATGCCTGCAAGAGGTCCAAACAAAGAAACACGAATTGTATCAATCATCTCACGGCTTTCATGACTTTCTTCTAATGAAGCAGTCAAGCCCTCAATAAATGGAACCGCATAATTGTTTGTATTGATAAAAGCTAAGTTGGCAGTCATGGCTTTTGCTAACCCTTCTTTATCTTCACCATATACTTTTTTAAGCATGGGCAGGATTGCTAAGGTATAACCATCTGCCTGCATCCGTTGATAATTAAACGCTGCTTGATTATATAAAGAACGAATCGCGAGCATTGTAATATCTTTTTTAGTTAAAATTTTCTTTGGTGTCTCAGCTTTAGATTCCATCTTCTTCACCTCCTCCAGTGAGTGCCAGCTCCTCAATTGCTCTCATTTTCTTGTCTGTTTCATCTTTTTCACGTGCATGGTAAAACTCAATAAGAGCAAGTGCTACACCAATAACAGCTACAGGCATTAAATTACCAAAAGTAATAAAACCTGCCGCTGTAAAACCTATAAGCAAATAAGCAGTATATTTGACTTTAAACATATTTTTAAGCAATAAACCAAAACCAACTGCGGGAAGAATTCCACCTGCAATGTTCAAGCCATGATTAAGCCATGCTGGAAACGAATTGACAAATTGTTTCATCGGCTCTTGTGCGCCATAAACAGCCAAGAAGGTAATGACAAAGTAGGTGATTCCAACGATAACAGTAGGAAGTAACACCAGTCTTGCAAATTTTTTGACATCTGCATTGGCTGCATAGACATCCAATTTCTTAGTAAAACCTGAAAATGCTGAATAATAGAATAGCATGATATATTGCATAAGAATACTAAAAGGAAGCGCCAGACCGATAGCCGTAGCAGCATTGTGTCCTGTGGTATGTGCAATGACAACTGTCATAATCCCAGCAAGTACGGGATTAGGTGGCTGTGTTCCCCCTACAGGTGTCAAACCCGCAAATGTAAGTTCGGTCAATCCACCAGCAATAATACCAAGTGTCAAATCTCCCAATAAAAATCCAACAACAGTCGAAACAATCATTGGGCGAAACCAGTAGAATCCTTCAAGCCAAAAGTCTATCCCAGCAACTAAGGCAAAAATAGAAACTAAGATTCCTTGAAGTAGAGTAATGTTCATAATAAATCATTCATTCCAATTTTATCAGAATGTCCTTCCTATTTATTTTTTTCAAGAAAATCATTTGTGACAGCTACTTTTTTATCGTTTGGTAGTTCTTGAAGATAAACTTCAACGCCTAAACCAATTAAATCTCTAAAAGCTTGCTTATCTATTTCATCCACAAAAACCTTATTTGAAAGACCAATTTTACCGTCTGAATAATGCATATTTCCGATATTTAGGCTGGCAAATTTCACTCCACCTTTCGCCAGTACCAAAGCATCTTCAGGTGTTTGGATAATTAAAAATATTTTTTGCCGAGGTGATGCCTTGTGAATTGTATCAATCGTTTTTTGCAAAGTCCAAAAGCGAATCCCAACTCCTGAGCTTTCTGCTGTCGCACTCATCAATGTCTGCTGAAGTTCATTTTCAGCTGCAAAATCATTTGCGACCAGCAATAAATTTGTTCCACACTGAGCTGTCCAAACCACTCCAACCTGTCCATGAACAAGTCTATTATCCACACGTGCAAGGACGATATTAGGTTCTGTCATAATAAGTTCTCCTTAATAAATTATTAAATCTTTACTTACTATTGTATTCGCTTTCTTTTAAAAAATTTTTCTTTTTTTATAAAAATTGAGAAAATTTTTTCAAAAAAAGAGCTAACTATTTAGCTCCTGTTATATTTCCTAAATTCTTATAAATAGACCACATATCTAATAGAACACGAGCGATTATCTCAAGAGAAATACGACTCGCTGTGTCTGTTGTCATGCCAAATTTTTTTAAATGAGATTTGTAGCATATCATTTTATAATCTGCTTGTTGTGCAAGAGTACTCTCCCCCTCACTCGTTAAAGTTACCATATTTGCATGATTTTTTTTAGCAATCTCACCAGCTAATATTATTTCCTCCGTTTCCCCATACAACGATAATATAAGCAAAAGATCTTCTCTTCCCATTTTATTCGCATAAAAGAGCATATAATCTTTATCATCTAATGCAATGCAACTTTTTCCTGATAATTGTAATTTATTTGCAAAATAATTAGCTACACTTTTCGTAGGTCCAGCTGACATAATATAAATATTTTGTGCTTTATGAATTAGATGGACAATTTTTTCAACGTCAATAGGTACAAGCAAATCAATCGTACGGTTGACTTCTTCACGATTTTTTTCAATCAATTCTTGTGCTACCGCGGAAAAACCAGATTCTTCCAAAATATAGTGTGGCCGATTTTTCTTTGAACTTTTATAATCAGAATACCCATCATATCCACTTTTTTTTAGAGTTCTTTCAATTGTCGCTGCTGAAACATGAGAAATAGATGCTAATTTTGTAATAGTCATTGACCGCACCTTGTCTTCATTATCTTCTAAAAAATTCCATGTATATAACTCAGTAGATGAAAAAGACCTATCCATTATAAGCACCTCTTTTTTATATTCCGTGAAACTATATTATCACATTTTCCCGACTCTGCGCAATCTAAGATACAGAACAATTATCCAACATTTAGTTCGTAAAGGCTTTTCTTACACGATGATACGCTCCGCACTCCAAGATTATCCCCTCGAATAAACTAGCCTTCTAAAACGAAGGCTTTTATCTTACCTCAACCTCGTAAAAATAAAAAAAAGAAGAGCAATGCTCCCCTTCTTACTTAACTTGGCCATTAGCTTATCTCCCAGGGGGCAACCCCAAGTACTTCCGCCGTAGATGGACTTAACTGCTGTGTTCGGCATGGGAACAGGTGTATCTCCATCGCAATGATGACCAAATCATTAAATGTTACTTTGAACATTCAAAACTAAATAACAATTCTTCTAACTCCTAAACCATAAGCATTTTATATTTGACTCTCTTGGTAAAGTCCTCGAGCGATTAGTACTGGTCCGCTCCACCCCTCACAGGGCTTCCACTTCCAGCCTATCAACCAGATCATCTCTCTGGGCTCTTAATTCTTACGAATGGGAAATCTCATCTTGAGGTGGGCTTCGCACTTAGATGCTTTCAGCGCTTATCCCTTCCCTACATAGCTATCCAACCGTGCTCCTGGCGGAACAACTGGTACACCAGCGGTAGGTCCATCCCGGTCCTCTCGTACTAAGGACAGATCCTCTCAAATTTCCTACGCCCGCGACGGATAGGGACCGAACTGTCTCACGACGTTCTGAACCCAGCTCGCGTGCCGCTTTAATGGGCGAACAGCCCAACCCTTGGGACCGACTACAGCCCCAGGATGCGACGAGCCGACATCGAGGTGCCAAACCTCCCGTCGATGTGAACTCTTGGGGGAGATAAGCCTGTTATCCCCAGGGTAGCTTTTATCCGTTGAGCGATGGCCCTTCCATGCGGTACCACCGGATCACTAAGCCCTAGTTTCCTACCTGCTCGAGTTGTAGCTCTCGCAGTCAAGCTCCCTTATACCTTTACACTCTACGATTGATTTCCAACCAATCTGAGGGAACCTTTGGGCGCCTCCGTTACTCTTTAGGAGGCGACCGCCCCAGTCAAACTGTCCGTCAGACACTGTCTCCCTGGCCGATATTGCCAGCGGGTTAGAGTAACCATAAGTCAAGGGTAGTATCCCAACAACGCCTCAATAGAAACTAGCGTCCCTATTTCAATGGCTCCTACCTATCCTGTACATGACTTACAGGTACTCAATATCAAACTACAGTAAAGCTCCATGGGGTCTTTCCGTCCTGTCGCGGGTAACCTGCATCTTCACAGGTACTAAAATTTCACCGAGTCTCTCGTTGAGACAGTGCCCAAATCATTACGCCTTTCGTGCGGGTCGGAACTTACCCGACAAGGAATTTCGCTACCTTAGGACCGTTATAGTTACGGCCGCCGTTTACTGGGGCTTCAATTCAGGGCTTCGCTTACGCTAACTCCTCCTCTTAACCTTCCAGCACCGGGCAGGCGTCACCCCCTATACATCACCTTGCGGTTTAGCAGAGAGCTGTGTTTTTGATAAACAGTTGCTTGGGCCTATTCACTGCGGCTGGCTTTTACACCAGCACCCCTTCTCCCGAAGTTACGGGGCTATTTTGCCGAGTTCCTTAACGAGAGTTCTCTCGATCACCTGAGGCTACTCGCCTCGACTACCTGTGTCGGTTTGCGGTACGGGTAGATATAATTTAACGCTAGAAGATTTTCTTGGCAGTGTGACATCAAGGAGTTCGTTTCCGTAGAAACTTCCCCATCACAGCTCAATGTTAAAGAGAAATGCATTTGACACATCTCACACCTCACTGCTTAGACCAGAATCCATTAACTGGCATCCTTTAGCCTACTGCGTCCCTCCATCACTATTATATCTAGTATAGGAATATCAACCTATTGTCCATCGACTACGCCTTTCGGCCTCGCCTTAGGTCCCGACTAACCCAGGGCGGACGAGCCTTCCCCTGGAAACCTTAGTCTTACGGTGGATAAGATTCTCACTTATCTTGCGCTACTCATACCGGCATTCTCACTTCTTAACGCTCCAGCACTCCTCACGGTATACCTTCTTCGCGGTTAAGAACGCTCTCCTACCATTGATAAAATATCAATCCAAAGCTTCGGTAATATGTTTAGCCCCGGTACATTTTCGGCGCAGGGTCACTCGACTAGTGAGCTATTACGCACTCTTTGAATGATAGCTGCTTCTGAGCTAACATCCTAGTTGTCTGTGCAACCCCACATCCTTTTCCACTTAACATATATTTTGGGACCTTAGCTGTTGGTCTGGGCTGTTTCCCTTTCGACTACGGATCTTAGCACTCGCAGTCTGACTGCCGAACATGTGTATTAGCATTCGGAGTTTATCTGAGATTGGTAATCCGAGATGGACCCCTCACCCAAACAGTGCTCTACCTCCAATACACTTACATTTCGACGCTAGCCCTAAAGCTATTTCGGAGAGAACCAGCTATCTCCCAGTTCGTTTGGAATTTCTCCGCTATCCACAAGTCATCCAAACACTTTTCAACGTGTCCTGGTTCGGGCCTCCAGTGCGTCTTACCACACCTTCACCCTGCTCATGGATAGGTCACTAGGTTTCGGGTCTACATCATGATACTAAAACGCCCTATTCAGACTCGCTTTCGCTGCGGCTCCGTCTCTTCAACTTAACCTCGCATCATAACGTAACTCGCCGGTTCATTCTACAAAAGGCACGCTCTCACCCATTAACGGGCTCGAACTTCTTGTAGGCACACGGTTTCAGGTGCTATTTCACTCCCCTTTCGGGGTTCTTTTCACCTTTCCCTCACGGTACTGGTTCACTATCGGTCACTAAGGAGTATTTAGGGTTGGGAGATGGTCCTCCCGGATTCAAACTGGATTTCGCGTGTCCAGCCCTACTCAGGATACTGCTAGGTATAAGCGCTATTTCGTCTACGGGATTATTACCCTCTTTGATTAACCTTCCCAGGTTATTCGACTATAATGCTTAAGTCCACGTTGCAGTCCTACAACCCCAAGAAGCAAGCTTCTTGGTTTGCCCTTCTTCGCGTTCGCTCGCCGCTACTTACGAAATCGTTTTTACTTTCTCTTCCTGCAGGTACTTAGATGTTTCAGTTCTCTGCGTTACCTTTACATGAGCTATGTATTCACTCATGAATAACTGCTAGTAGCAGCTGGGTTTCCCCATTCGGAAATCAACGGATCAAAGCGTACTTACAGCTCCCCGTCGCATATCGTCGTTAGTCACGTCCTTCTTCGGCTCTTAGTGCCAAGGCATCCACCGTGCGCCCTTATTAACTTTGCCATGATGATTTAAAATCATCGTTTTTCAAGTATAAGTTTGTAAATTCTTTAAAATTCACAGCTTTTCGGTTTATTTATCGTTATTAGATATTGTTATTTAGTTTTCAATGTTCAATTCTATTTTTATGTCTTCGTTGACAATAAGATAACTGAACTTTCCGCAAGCGGACCGCCCTTCCTATCTTAATGGAGCCTAGCGGGATCGAACCGCTGACCTCCTGCGTGCAAAGCAGGCGCTCTCCCAGCTGAGCTAAGGCCCCACAATCAAGAATTTGATTCTTGCTTAGGTTTATTAACTAAACCCCTCAAAACTGAATAAAGTTGAATGCTCACGTCTTTGTAACTATTCCTTAGAAAGGAGGTGATCCAGCCGCACCTTCCGATACGGCTACCTTGTTACGACTTCACCCCAGTCATCGGTCTTACCTTAGGAAGCGCCCTCCTTGCGGTTAGGCAACCTACTTCGGGTACTCCCAACTCCCGTGGTGTGACGGGCGGTGTGTACAAGGCCCGGGAACGTATTCACCGCGGCGTGCTGATCCGCGATTACTAGCGATTCCGACTTCATGTAGGCGAGTTGCAGCCTACAATCCGAACTGAGAATGGTTTTAAGAGATTAGCTAAACATCACTGTCTCGCGACTCGTTGTACCATCCATTGTAGCACGTGTGTAGCCCAGGTCATAAGGGGCATGATGATTTGACGTCATCCCCACCTTCCTCCGGTTTATCACCGGCAGTCTCACTAGAGTGCCCAACTTAATGATGGCAACTAGTAATAGGGGTTGCGCTCGTTGCGGGACTTAACCCAACATCTCACGACACGAGCTGACGACAACCATGCACCACCTGTCACCGATGTACCGAAGTAACTCCTTATCTCTAAGGATAGCATCGGGATGTCAAGACCTGGTAAGGTTCTTCGCGTTGCTTCGAATTAAACCACATGCTCCACCGCTTGTGCGGGCCCCGTCAATTCCTTTGAGTTTCAACCTTGCGGTCGTACTCCCCAGGCGGAGTGCTTATTGCGTTAGCTGCGATACAGAAAACTTATAGCTTCCTACATCTAGCACTCATCGTTTACGGCGTGGACTACCAGGGTATCTAATCCTGTTTGCTCCCCACGCTTTCGAGCCTCAGTGTCAGTTACAGGCCAGAGAGCCGCTTTCGCCACCGGTGTTCCTCCATATATCTACGCATTTCACCGCTACACATGGAATTCCACTCTCCTCTCCTGCACTCAAGTCTACCAGTTTCCAATGCATACAATGGTTGAGCCACTGCCTTTTACACCAGACTTAATAAACCACCTGCGCTCGCTTTACGCCCAATAAATCCGGACAACGCTCGGGACCTACGTATTACCGCGGCTGCTGGCACGTAGTTAGCCGTCCCTTTCTGGTTAGATACCGTCACTGCATGGATTTTCCACTCCCACACACGTTCTTCTCTAACAACAGAGTTTTACGATCCGAAAACCTTCTTCACTCACGCGGCGTTGCTCGGTCAGACTTTCGTCCATTGCCGAAGATTCCCTACTGCTGCCTCCCGTAGGAGTTTGGGCCGTGTCTCAGTCCCAATGTGG from the Lactococcus allomyrinae genome contains:
- a CDS encoding PTS sugar transporter subunit IIA; its protein translation is MRIIITGHGHYATGLQSTVELLAGTLSGVEFIDFTAGMSESDLEQQFPKMDDLVFFCDLVGGTPYKEAVLIASQYKNVAVVAGCNIGALLEVALQNDIPNFEDAHQLAQLFIESSHSAIQEFTAKKYVEIPEDEGI
- the agaD gene encoding PTS galactosamine transporter subunit IID, yielding MESKAETPKKILTKKDITMLAIRSLYNQAAFNYQRMQADGYTLAILPMLKKVYGEDKEGLAKAMTANLAFINTNNYAVPFIEGLTASLEESHESREMIDTIRVSLFGPLAGIGDAITWFTILPITAGITASFAKEGSILGPLVFFLVYIGMFLMRIPIAHLGYNAGTKAITQINENMGPISHAANVLGVTVIGGLIASYVQITVLTKIHIASGHNLSIQTSFFDRIFPNILALSYTFFLYWLLKKKNVSPIMVIVITFVLALVLSWLGVL
- the agaC gene encoding PTS galactosamine transporter subunit IIC, producing MNITLLQGILVSIFALVAGIDFWLEGFYWFRPMIVSTVVGFLLGDLTLGIIAGGLTELTFAGLTPVGGTQPPNPVLAGIMTVVIAHTTGHNAATAIGLALPFSILMQYIMLFYYSAFSGFTKKLDVYAANADVKKFARLVLLPTVIVGITYFVITFLAVYGAQEPMKQFVNSFPAWLNHGLNIAGGILPAVGFGLLLKNMFKVKYTAYLLIGFTAAGFITFGNLMPVAVIGVALALIEFYHAREKDETDKKMRAIEELALTGGGEEDGI
- the agaB gene encoding PTS galactosamine transporter subunit IIB is translated as MTEPNIVLARVDNRLVHGQVGVVWTAQCGTNLLLVANDFAAENELQQTLMSATAESSGVGIRFWTLQKTIDTIHKASPRQKIFLIIQTPEDALVLAKGGVKFASLNIGNMHYSDGKIGLSNKVFVDEIDKQAFRDLIGLGVEVYLQELPNDKKVAVTNDFLEKNK
- a CDS encoding MurR/RpiR family transcriptional regulator; translation: MTITKLASISHVSAATIERTLKKSGYDGYSDYKSSKKNRPHYILEESGFSAVAQELIEKNREEVNRTIDLLVPIDVEKIVHLIHKAQNIYIMSAGPTKSVANYFANKLQLSGKSCIALDDKDYMLFYANKMGREDLLLILSLYGETEEIILAGEIAKKNHANMVTLTSEGESTLAQQADYKMICYKSHLKKFGMTTDTASRISLEIIARVLLDMWSIYKNLGNITGAK